One region of Pseudomonas alvandae genomic DNA includes:
- the nosR gene encoding transcriptional regulator NosR produces MLHPSRSWLSGLFLLLLILAGIAQAKDYGEIEQQRIHHVLSQVDSTSEPEGPFKVRKLSAAGKVVGYVFQSLDVVNIPAYSGKPINVQVILDPAGVILDAYVLEHHEPILLIGIAEEKLHAFSARYSGIKVNQRVVVGHSSDPNAVTVDAIAGATVTAMVVNEVIMRAAHDVAVSLGLVKGDAGLAVAPARVRDDFYQPADWTTLVGNGAVRRLHLTRGQVDASFKGTEAEHVETASGEQVNDTFIDLYVTHLNPPTIGRNLLGETQYRTLMAELKPGEQAIAVMGSGRYSFKGSGYVRGGIFDRVQLRQSGDTISFRDLDFQRLDDVAAADMPDFDEMAIFIIRAAHRFDPGAPWSLDLLVRRQTGPVSGTFSSFELGYQLPEPYLERPLPTAEQLAAAEEASRPMWLTLWYQKSVEISVLGAALLVLTAILFFQDSLARRPKLLHWVRRGYLVFTVVFLGGVALAQLSVVNVLTFVHALFEGFRWELFLTDPLIFILWVFTAASILLWGRGVFCGWLCPFGALQELINELARKLKVPQYELPFAVHERLWAIKYIILLVLFGVSLESMATAERLAEVEPFKTAITLKFNRQWWFVAYAAGLLLINLFTRKVYCRYICPLGAALAMPTRLRLFDWLKRRKECGNPCQLCAKECEIQAIHPDGRINANECHYCLDCQMTWHNENKCPPLINKRKKRGKANPADPQRIPVVQVEPTP; encoded by the coding sequence ATGCTGCACCCATCCCGTTCCTGGCTTTCCGGGCTGTTCCTTCTACTGCTGATACTTGCCGGCATTGCCCAGGCCAAGGACTACGGTGAAATCGAGCAACAACGCATCCATCACGTCCTGAGCCAGGTCGATTCGACTTCCGAACCCGAAGGCCCTTTCAAGGTTCGCAAGCTCTCCGCCGCCGGCAAGGTCGTAGGCTACGTGTTCCAAAGCCTGGATGTGGTGAACATCCCGGCCTATTCAGGCAAGCCGATCAACGTCCAGGTGATCCTCGATCCCGCCGGTGTGATCCTCGACGCCTACGTGCTGGAACACCACGAGCCGATCCTGCTGATCGGCATCGCCGAAGAAAAACTCCACGCCTTCAGCGCACGCTACAGCGGCATCAAGGTCAACCAGCGGGTGGTGGTCGGACATTCCAGCGACCCGAATGCGGTGACGGTCGATGCGATCGCCGGCGCCACCGTGACGGCCATGGTGGTCAACGAAGTCATCATGCGCGCCGCCCACGACGTCGCCGTGTCCCTGGGCCTGGTCAAGGGCGATGCCGGATTGGCCGTAGCGCCGGCCCGCGTGCGGGACGATTTCTACCAGCCCGCCGATTGGACCACCCTGGTGGGCAACGGCGCGGTGCGGCGCCTGCACCTGACCCGTGGCCAGGTCGACGCCTCGTTCAAAGGCACCGAAGCCGAACACGTCGAAACCGCCAGTGGCGAGCAGGTGAACGACACCTTCATCGACCTCTACGTCACCCACCTCAACCCACCCACCATCGGCCGCAATCTGCTGGGCGAGACGCAGTACCGCACGCTGATGGCCGAGCTCAAGCCAGGCGAGCAGGCGATCGCGGTGATGGGCAGCGGCCGCTATTCGTTCAAGGGCTCGGGCTACGTGCGCGGGGGGATTTTCGACCGGGTGCAACTGCGCCAGTCAGGCGACACCATCAGTTTCCGCGACCTGGATTTCCAACGCCTGGATGACGTCGCTGCCGCCGACATGCCGGATTTCGACGAGATGGCGATCTTCATCATTCGCGCCGCCCACCGTTTCGACCCCGGCGCGCCGTGGAGCCTGGACCTGCTGGTGCGGCGCCAGACCGGACCGGTCAGCGGTACCTTCAGCAGTTTCGAACTCGGCTACCAACTGCCCGAGCCTTATCTGGAGCGGCCATTGCCGACGGCCGAGCAACTGGCGGCGGCCGAAGAGGCCAGCCGACCGATGTGGCTGACCCTCTGGTACCAGAAAAGCGTCGAGATCAGCGTGCTCGGCGCCGCGTTGCTGGTGCTGACGGCGATCCTGTTTTTCCAGGACTCCCTGGCCCGGCGGCCCAAACTGCTGCATTGGGTGCGTCGCGGTTACCTGGTGTTCACCGTGGTGTTCCTCGGCGGCGTCGCGCTGGCGCAGTTGTCGGTGGTCAACGTACTGACCTTCGTCCACGCGCTGTTCGAAGGTTTCCGCTGGGAACTGTTCCTCACCGATCCGCTGATCTTCATCCTCTGGGTGTTCACCGCCGCCAGCATCCTGCTCTGGGGACGCGGGGTGTTCTGCGGCTGGCTGTGCCCCTTCGGCGCGTTGCAGGAACTGATCAACGAGCTGGCGCGCAAGCTCAAGGTGCCGCAATACGAGCTGCCGTTCGCCGTTCATGAGCGCCTGTGGGCAATCAAGTACATCATTTTGCTGGTGCTGTTCGGCGTCTCGCTGGAGTCGATGGCCACCGCCGAGCGACTGGCCGAAGTGGAGCCGTTCAAGACCGCCATTACCCTCAAGTTCAATCGCCAGTGGTGGTTCGTCGCCTACGCGGCGGGGCTGCTGCTGATCAACCTGTTTACCCGCAAAGTCTATTGCCGCTACATCTGCCCACTCGGCGCCGCGCTGGCGATGCCTACCCGCTTGCGCCTGTTCGACTGGCTCAAGCGCCGCAAGGAGTGCGGTAACCCGTGCCAACTGTGCGCCAAGGAATGCGAGATCCAGGCGATCCACCCCGACGGCCGGATCAACGCCAACGAATGCCATTACTGCCTCGACTGCCAGATGACCTGGCACAACGAAAACAAATGCCCGCCCTTGATCAACAAACGCAAGAAACGTGGCAAGGCAAACCCGGCCGACCCGCAACGAATCCCGGTGGTGCAGGTGGAGCCGACGCCTTGA
- a CDS encoding ABC transporter ATP-binding protein: protein MNVVEIEGVSQRYGDVAVLHGLDLTLAQGEVLGLFGHNGAGKTTTMKLILGLLQASSGQVRVFGRGPSDPDVRRMLGYLPENVMFYPQLSGLETLQHFARLKGAAPTQVERLLEEVGLAGAARRRVRTYSKGMRQRLGLAQALLGQPRLLLLDEPTVGLDPIATQDLYQLLDRLRWQGTSIILCSHVLPGVEAHINRAAILTRGRLLALGSLAQLREDAELPTLIRASGLSRADWLRQHWRSEGHATQGWGAEGVQVSAPDGSKLVLLRQLLAQDDPTDVEIKPPSLEDLYRHYMTRAATEEAGQ from the coding sequence TTGAACGTCGTCGAAATCGAAGGCGTCAGCCAGCGTTATGGCGACGTCGCCGTGCTGCACGGGCTTGACTTGACCCTGGCCCAAGGCGAAGTGCTCGGCCTGTTCGGGCACAACGGCGCGGGCAAGACCACCACCATGAAGCTGATTCTCGGTTTGCTGCAGGCCAGCTCGGGGCAGGTGCGGGTCTTCGGCCGCGGGCCCAGCGACCCGGACGTGCGGCGCATGCTCGGCTACCTGCCGGAGAACGTCATGTTCTATCCGCAGTTGAGCGGGTTGGAAACCCTGCAGCATTTCGCCCGGCTTAAAGGCGCGGCGCCTACGCAGGTCGAGCGCTTGCTGGAGGAGGTGGGGCTGGCGGGCGCGGCACGACGGCGGGTGCGCACCTATTCCAAAGGCATGCGCCAGCGCCTCGGCCTGGCCCAGGCCTTGCTCGGCCAACCGCGCCTGCTGCTGTTGGATGAACCGACCGTGGGCCTGGACCCCATCGCCACCCAGGATCTCTATCAATTGCTTGATCGCCTGCGCTGGCAGGGCACCAGCATCATTCTCTGCTCCCACGTCTTGCCGGGTGTGGAGGCACACATCAACCGCGCCGCGATCCTCACCCGAGGGCGGCTGCTGGCCCTGGGCAGCCTGGCGCAATTGCGCGAGGACGCGGAGCTGCCGACGCTGATCCGCGCGTCGGGCCTGTCTCGGGCCGACTGGTTGCGCCAGCACTGGCGCAGCGAAGGGCACGCCACCCAGGGCTGGGGCGCCGAAGGCGTGCAGGTGTCCGCGCCGGATGGCAGCAAGTTGGTGTTGCTGCGCCAGTTGCTGGCCCAGGACGACCCGACGGACGTGGAGATCAAGCCTCCCTCGCTGGAAGATTTGTACCGCCACTACATGACCCGCGCAGCGACCGAGGAGGCCGGCCAATGA
- the nosZ gene encoding TAT-dependent nitrous-oxide reductase: protein MSDKKIPTPDAVEEPRGVSRRTFLGTGAVTGAVLAGATALGAGTFTRESWAAAAKEAKSKIHVGPGELDEYYGFWSGGHQGEVRVLGVPSMRELMRIPVFNVDSATGWGLTNESKHILGDSAKYQNGDCHHPHISMTDGKYDGKYLFINDKANSRVARIRLDIMKCDKILTVPNVQAIHGLRLQKVPYTKYVFANAEFVIPHPNDGHTFDLQDKNSFTMFNAIDAEKMEMAFQVIVDGNLDNSDADYTGKYAASTCYNSEKAYDLGGMMRNERDWVVVFNIPRIEAAIKAGKFINLDGSKVPVVDGRKVDGKDSEFTRYIPVPKNPHGLNTSPDGKYFIANGKLSPTVSMIAIDRLDDLFNDRYKDPREVIVAEPELGLGPLHTTFDGRGNAYTTLFIDSQVVKWNMDEAIRAYKGEKVNYIKQKLDVQYQPGHNHASLTETSDADGKWLVVLCKFSKDRFLPTGPLHPENDQLIDISGDEMKLVHDGPAFAEPHDCILARRDQIKTQKIWNRNDPFFAETVARAKKDGINLETDNKVIRDGNKVRVYMTSMAPAYGLTEFTVKQGNEVTVTITNIDQIEDVSHGFVMTNHGASMEISPQQTSSITFMADKPGLHWYYCSWFCHALHMEMVGRMLVEKA, encoded by the coding sequence ATGAGCGATAAAAAAATCCCGACGCCTGACGCAGTGGAAGAGCCCAGGGGCGTCAGCCGGCGGACATTCCTCGGCACTGGCGCGGTCACTGGCGCAGTGTTGGCGGGCGCCACCGCACTGGGGGCCGGAACGTTCACCCGCGAATCCTGGGCAGCGGCAGCCAAGGAGGCCAAGTCGAAGATCCACGTCGGCCCCGGCGAGCTCGACGAGTACTACGGTTTCTGGAGCGGCGGCCACCAAGGCGAGGTGAGGGTGCTCGGCGTTCCATCGATGCGCGAGCTGATGCGCATCCCGGTGTTCAACGTCGATTCGGCGACCGGCTGGGGCCTGACCAACGAGAGCAAGCACATCCTCGGTGACAGCGCCAAGTACCAGAACGGCGATTGCCATCACCCGCACATCTCCATGACCGACGGCAAGTACGACGGCAAATACCTGTTCATCAACGACAAGGCCAACTCGCGGGTCGCGCGCATTCGCCTCGACATCATGAAGTGCGACAAGATCCTCACCGTGCCCAACGTGCAAGCGATCCACGGCCTGCGCCTGCAAAAGGTGCCGTACACCAAGTACGTGTTCGCCAACGCCGAGTTCGTCATTCCGCACCCTAACGACGGTCACACCTTCGACCTGCAGGACAAGAACAGCTTCACGATGTTCAACGCCATCGATGCCGAGAAAATGGAGATGGCCTTCCAGGTCATCGTCGACGGCAACCTGGATAACTCGGACGCCGACTACACCGGCAAATACGCCGCCAGCACCTGCTATAACTCGGAGAAGGCCTACGACCTGGGCGGCATGATGCGCAACGAGCGCGACTGGGTCGTGGTGTTCAACATCCCGCGCATCGAGGCGGCGATCAAGGCCGGCAAGTTCATCAACCTGGACGGTTCCAAAGTGCCGGTGGTGGACGGCCGTAAAGTCGATGGCAAGGACAGCGAGTTCACCCGCTACATCCCCGTGCCGAAGAACCCCCACGGTCTCAACACTTCGCCTGACGGCAAATACTTCATCGCCAACGGCAAGCTCTCGCCGACCGTCTCGATGATTGCCATCGACCGCCTGGATGACTTGTTCAACGACCGCTACAAAGACCCGCGCGAAGTCATTGTCGCCGAGCCGGAACTTGGCCTGGGGCCGCTGCACACGACCTTCGACGGACGCGGCAATGCCTATACCACGCTGTTCATCGACAGCCAGGTGGTGAAATGGAACATGGACGAGGCCATCCGCGCCTACAAGGGCGAGAAGGTCAATTACATCAAGCAGAAACTCGACGTGCAGTACCAGCCCGGGCACAACCATGCGTCCCTGACCGAAACCAGCGATGCGGACGGCAAGTGGCTGGTGGTGTTGTGCAAGTTCTCCAAGGACCGCTTCCTGCCCACCGGCCCGCTGCACCCTGAGAACGACCAACTGATCGACATCTCCGGCGACGAAATGAAACTGGTCCACGACGGCCCGGCCTTCGCCGAGCCCCACGACTGCATCCTCGCGCGGCGCGACCAGATCAAGACCCAGAAGATCTGGAACCGCAACGACCCGTTCTTCGCCGAAACCGTGGCCCGGGCGAAGAAGGACGGCATCAACCTGGAGACTGACAACAAGGTCATCCGCGACGGCAACAAGGTGCGGGTCTACATGACCTCCATGGCGCCGGCCTACGGTCTGACGGAGTTCACCGTCAAACAGGGCAACGAGGTGACGGTGACGATCACCAACATCGACCAGATCGAGGACGTGTCCCACGGTTTTGTCATGACCAACCACGGCGCGAGCATGGAGATCAGCCCGCAGCAAACCTCTTCCATCACCTTCATGGCCGACAAGCCAGGCCTGCATTGGTACTACTGCAGCTGGTTCTGTCATGCGCTGCACATGGAAATGGTCGGGCGCATGCTGGTTGAAAAAGCCTGA
- the hemN gene encoding oxygen-independent coproporphyrinogen III oxidase has product MNAASAFNRALVEKYDRPGPRYTSYPTAPQFHPAFAMDEYRQAAQRSNQAPVPKPLSVYIHIPFCQSLCYYCACNKIITRKTHRAAEYLTYLKREIALQASLFDRSRKLTQLHLGGGTPTYLTHEQLAELMDWLHQSFDMDDSDAHEFSIEVDPRTIDAEQIQGLRRLGFNRLSFGIQDFDAQVQAAVNRIQSEAQVAELVAAARRARFKSVSVDLIYGLPLQTIASFDVTLDKIIALRPDRIAAYSYAHLPQRVRAQRMIRPEDMPPPERKLELLELTINRLTEAGYVYIGMDHFALPDDELVRARAEGTLQRNFQGYSTHADCDLIGLGVSSIGKVGDSYNQNVKELSQYYARLDQGLLPVQRGYCLSDDDRLRREVISELMCHGQIDFGRIEAAHGIRFADYFGEALDKLQELVGDGLLDIRADSLVLLPQGQLMMRNVAMAFDAYLAGGQTVQYSRTV; this is encoded by the coding sequence ATGAACGCTGCCTCCGCTTTCAATCGCGCCCTGGTCGAAAAATACGATCGCCCAGGGCCGCGCTACACGTCGTATCCCACCGCGCCGCAGTTTCACCCGGCGTTCGCCATGGACGAATATCGCCAGGCCGCCCAGCGCAGCAACCAGGCCCCGGTGCCCAAGCCGCTGTCGGTGTACATCCACATCCCGTTCTGCCAGAGCCTTTGTTATTACTGCGCCTGCAACAAGATCATCACCCGCAAGACCCACCGCGCCGCCGAGTACCTGACCTACCTCAAGCGCGAAATTGCCTTGCAGGCCAGCTTGTTCGACCGCTCGCGCAAGTTGACCCAACTGCACCTGGGCGGCGGCACACCCACCTACCTGACCCATGAGCAACTTGCCGAGCTGATGGACTGGCTGCACCAGTCATTCGACATGGACGACAGCGACGCCCACGAGTTTTCCATCGAGGTGGACCCGCGCACGATCGATGCCGAGCAAATCCAGGGTCTGCGCCGGCTCGGGTTCAATCGCCTGAGTTTCGGCATCCAGGATTTCGACGCGCAGGTGCAAGCCGCCGTCAATCGCATACAAAGCGAAGCGCAAGTCGCCGAACTGGTGGCGGCCGCGCGGCGGGCACGGTTCAAGTCGGTCAGCGTCGATCTGATCTATGGCCTGCCGTTGCAGACCATCGCCAGTTTCGACGTCACCCTGGACAAGATCATCGCCCTGCGTCCCGACCGGATCGCGGCGTACAGCTACGCGCACCTGCCGCAGCGGGTGAGGGCGCAACGGATGATCCGCCCCGAGGACATGCCGCCACCGGAGCGCAAGCTGGAGTTGTTGGAACTGACCATCAATCGCCTGACCGAGGCCGGCTACGTGTACATCGGCATGGACCACTTCGCGCTGCCGGACGACGAACTGGTGCGCGCCCGTGCCGAGGGTACGTTGCAACGTAATTTCCAGGGCTATTCCACCCACGCCGATTGCGATTTGATCGGCCTGGGCGTGTCCTCGATCGGCAAGGTCGGTGACAGCTACAACCAGAACGTCAAGGAGCTTTCCCAGTATTACGCGCGCCTGGACCAGGGCTTGTTGCCGGTCCAGCGCGGTTACTGCCTGAGCGATGATGACCGCTTGCGCCGCGAAGTGATCAGCGAGCTGATGTGCCACGGCCAGATCGATTTCGGCCGGATCGAGGCCGCCCACGGCATTCGTTTTGCCGATTACTTCGGCGAGGCGCTGGATAAGCTTCAGGAACTGGTGGGTGATGGGCTGCTGGACATTCGTGCCGACTCGCTGGTGTTGCTGCCCCAAGGGCAACTGATGATGCGTAACGTGGCGATGGCCTTCGACGCGTACCTGGCGGGGGGACAGACGGTGCAGTATTCGCGTACGGTTTGA
- a CDS encoding excinuclease ABC subunit UvrA, with product MPPRFPPASAAGTGFVRVRGAREHNLKNVDVDIPRDALVVFTGVSGSGKSSLAFSTLYAEAQRRYFESVAPYARRLIDQVGVPDVDSIEGLPPAVALQQQRGTPSARSSVGSVTTLSSLIRMLYSRAGSYPADQPMLYAEDFSPNTPQGACPACHGLGRVHEVTEATMVPDPSLTIRERAVAAWPMAWQGQNLRDILVTLGYDVDIPWRDLPKKQRDWILFTEETPTVPVYAGLTPAQTREALKRKLEPSYQGTFSGARRYLLHTFMHSQSAQMRKRVAQYMRASPCPACDGKRLKREALTVTFAGLDIAQLSNLSLLELAEVLKAVAAPDYLEQPEEPGDVLTHRQTREAREQRAARGDNPHAGGPDARHTPNLSLEKRLAAQRIAAELLERIVTLIDLGLGYLALERSTPTLSSGELQRLRLATQLNSQLFGVIYVLDEPSAGLHPADSEALFGALQRLKAAGNSVFVVEHDLDTMRRADWLIDVGPDAGEQGGKILYSGPPEGLGQVAESKTRAYLFAEEHVTARTPRKTKDWLRLEGITRNNLDNLSAAFPLGCFTAVTGISGSGKSSLVSQALLDLVGAHLGQPSATVEAEEQSLEDEPVQASGGQVTAGLERIKRLVQVDQKPIGRTPRSNLATYTGLFDHVRKLFAATEQAQALGYDAGRFSFNVAKGRCETCEGEGFVSVELLFMPSVYAPCPTCHGARYNPQTLEVRWEGLDIAQVLQLTVNQALEVFAEQAAARRSLQVLQDIGLGYLRLGQPATELSGGEAQRIKLATELQRKARGATLYVLDEPTNGLHPQDVDRLLVQLNRLVDEGHTVVVVEHDMRVVAQSDWVIDIGPGAGTQGGKVVVSGVPQGVAACEESRTAPFLKNALR from the coding sequence ATGCCTCCACGCTTCCCCCCTGCTTCCGCCGCTGGCACCGGTTTCGTCCGGGTGCGTGGCGCCCGCGAACACAATCTCAAGAACGTCGATGTCGACATCCCTCGCGATGCCCTGGTGGTGTTCACCGGCGTGTCGGGCTCCGGCAAATCCTCGCTGGCTTTCTCCACCCTCTACGCCGAAGCCCAGCGTCGCTACTTCGAGTCGGTCGCGCCTTACGCGCGGCGGCTGATCGACCAGGTGGGCGTGCCCGACGTGGACAGCATCGAAGGCCTGCCACCCGCGGTCGCCTTGCAGCAGCAACGCGGCACGCCGAGCGCGCGGTCCTCGGTGGGCAGCGTCACCACGTTGTCGAGCCTGATCCGCATGCTCTACTCCCGCGCCGGCAGTTACCCGGCGGACCAGCCGATGCTCTATGCCGAGGACTTCTCGCCCAACACGCCCCAGGGCGCCTGCCCGGCGTGCCACGGTTTGGGCCGAGTCCACGAAGTGACCGAAGCCACGATGGTGCCCGACCCTTCGCTGACCATCCGCGAACGCGCCGTGGCCGCCTGGCCCATGGCGTGGCAAGGCCAGAACCTGCGGGACATCCTGGTGACCCTTGGCTATGACGTCGACATTCCCTGGCGCGACCTACCGAAGAAACAACGCGACTGGATCCTCTTCACCGAAGAGACGCCCACTGTCCCGGTGTACGCCGGGCTCACCCCGGCCCAGACCCGCGAAGCCCTCAAGCGCAAGCTCGAACCCAGCTACCAAGGCACCTTCAGCGGCGCCCGGCGCTACCTGCTGCACACTTTCATGCATTCGCAAAGCGCGCAGATGCGCAAGCGCGTGGCCCAATACATGCGCGCCAGCCCCTGCCCCGCCTGCGACGGCAAGCGCCTCAAGCGCGAGGCGCTGACCGTTACCTTCGCCGGGCTGGACATCGCCCAGTTGTCCAACCTGTCGTTGCTGGAATTGGCCGAAGTGCTCAAGGCCGTCGCTGCGCCCGACTATCTGGAGCAACCCGAAGAGCCGGGCGATGTGCTCACCCACCGCCAGACCCGCGAAGCCCGCGAGCAACGCGCAGCCAGGGGCGACAACCCGCACGCCGGCGGGCCTGACGCGCGCCACACGCCCAACCTGTCCCTGGAAAAACGCCTGGCCGCCCAGCGCATTGCCGCCGAACTGCTCGAACGCATCGTCACGCTGATCGACCTCGGCCTCGGCTACCTGGCCCTGGAGCGCAGCACGCCGACACTGTCCTCCGGCGAACTGCAACGCCTGCGCCTGGCGACCCAGCTCAATTCCCAGCTGTTCGGCGTGATCTACGTGCTGGACGAACCCTCCGCCGGTTTGCACCCGGCCGACAGCGAAGCCCTCTTCGGCGCCCTGCAACGCCTGAAGGCGGCGGGCAATTCGGTGTTCGTGGTCGAGCACGACCTGGACACCATGCGCCGCGCCGACTGGCTCATCGATGTCGGCCCCGACGCGGGCGAGCAAGGTGGCAAGATTCTCTACAGCGGTCCGCCCGAAGGCCTGGGGCAAGTGGCCGAGTCCAAGACCCGCGCCTACCTGTTCGCCGAAGAACACGTCACCGCGCGAACCCCACGCAAAACCAAGGATTGGCTGCGCCTGGAAGGCATCACCCGCAACAACCTCGATAACCTGAGCGCGGCGTTTCCCCTGGGTTGCTTCACGGCGGTGACCGGCATTTCCGGCTCGGGCAAATCGAGCCTGGTCAGCCAGGCCTTGCTGGATCTGGTTGGCGCGCACCTGGGCCAGCCCAGCGCCACCGTCGAGGCCGAAGAACAAAGCCTGGAAGACGAACCGGTGCAGGCCAGCGGTGGCCAAGTCACCGCCGGGCTCGAACGGATAAAACGCCTGGTCCAGGTCGACCAAAAACCCATCGGCCGCACGCCGCGCTCCAACCTCGCCACCTACACCGGACTGTTCGACCACGTGCGCAAGCTCTTCGCCGCAACCGAACAGGCCCAGGCCTTGGGATACGACGCCGGGCGATTTTCCTTCAACGTCGCCAAGGGCCGTTGCGAAACCTGCGAAGGCGAAGGCTTCGTCAGCGTGGAATTGTTGTTCATGCCCAGCGTGTACGCACCCTGCCCAACCTGCCACGGCGCCCGCTACAACCCGCAGACCCTGGAAGTGCGTTGGGAAGGCCTGGACATCGCCCAGGTGCTGCAACTGACGGTGAACCAGGCCCTGGAAGTCTTCGCCGAACAAGCGGCAGCCCGGCGTTCGCTACAGGTGCTGCAGGACATCGGCCTGGGCTACCTGCGCCTCGGCCAACCGGCCACCGAACTGTCCGGCGGCGAGGCCCAGCGGATCAAGCTGGCGACGGAACTGCAACGCAAGGCCCGGGGCGCGACGCTGTACGTGCTGGACGAGCCCACCAACGGCCTGCATCCCCAGGACGTCGATCGTTTGCTGGTGCAACTGAATCGCCTGGTGGACGAAGGCCACACCGTGGTGGTGGTGGAACATGACATGCGGGTGGTGGCGCAGAGCGACTGGGTCATCGACATCGGCCCGGGGGCTGGGACGCAGGGTGGGAAGGTCGTGGTGAGCGGTGTGCCGCAGGGGGTGGCGGCTTGCGAGGAGAGCCGTACGGCACCGTTTCTGAAAAACGCCCTGCGCTGA
- a CDS encoding nitrous oxide reductase family maturation protein NosD: MTGNMSHANAHRTVIALMFCLLSGGASSAPQSIMDLPLQAEGDQQWRLPAGEYRGAFSIDQPMTLTCAPDAVFQGQGEGNGLVIRAPNVQVQGCTFLDWGHDLTAMNAAVFIQPAGQGAVVRANRMQGQGFGIWVDGTRDVSLIDNRIQGDPGLRSQDRGNGIHLYAVHGARVIGNQIRDTRDGIYIDTSNGNLLQGNTLEDLRYGVHYMFANDNQLLGNTTRRTRTGYALMQSRQLTVIGNRSEQDQNYGILMNYITYSTLRDNFVTDVRDGSTGDTMITGAEGKALFIYNSLFNRIEGNHFERSAVGIHLTAGSEDNRIAGNAFVHNQRQVKYVATRLQEWSADGRGNYWSDYLGWDRNSDGVGDVAYEPNDNVDRLLWLYPQVRLLMNSPGVELLRWVQRAFPVMKSPGVMDSHPLMQAPIQPFPRNVAQEDAS, translated from the coding sequence ATGACCGGGAACATGTCGCATGCAAACGCTCATCGAACGGTCATTGCGCTGATGTTCTGTCTGTTGTCGGGCGGCGCGTCCAGCGCGCCGCAGTCGATCATGGACTTGCCATTGCAGGCCGAGGGCGACCAGCAATGGCGCCTGCCGGCCGGTGAGTACCGTGGCGCGTTCAGCATTGATCAACCCATGACGCTCACGTGCGCGCCGGACGCGGTTTTCCAGGGGCAGGGCGAGGGCAACGGCCTGGTCATCCGGGCACCGAACGTCCAGGTCCAAGGCTGCACCTTCCTGGACTGGGGCCATGACCTGACGGCCATGAACGCCGCCGTGTTCATCCAGCCTGCAGGGCAAGGCGCGGTGGTGCGGGCGAACCGCATGCAGGGCCAGGGCTTCGGCATCTGGGTCGATGGCACGCGGGACGTCAGCCTCATCGACAACCGCATCCAGGGCGACCCGGGCCTGCGCTCCCAGGACCGTGGCAATGGCATTCACCTGTACGCGGTGCATGGCGCGCGGGTCATCGGCAACCAGATCCGCGACACCCGCGACGGCATCTACATCGACACGTCCAACGGCAATCTGCTGCAGGGCAACACCCTGGAGGATTTGCGCTACGGCGTGCATTACATGTTCGCCAACGACAACCAACTGCTGGGCAACACCACCCGCCGCACTCGCACGGGCTATGCGCTGATGCAAAGCCGTCAGTTGACGGTGATCGGCAACCGTTCCGAACAGGACCAGAACTACGGGATCCTGATGAACTACATCACCTATTCGACCTTGCGCGACAACTTCGTCACGGATGTGCGCGACGGGTCCACCGGCGACACCATGATCACCGGCGCCGAAGGCAAGGCGCTGTTTATCTACAACTCGCTGTTCAACCGCATCGAAGGCAATCATTTCGAGCGCAGCGCCGTGGGCATCCACCTCACTGCCGGCTCGGAGGACAACCGCATCGCCGGCAATGCCTTCGTCCATAACCAGCGCCAGGTCAAATACGTCGCCACCCGGTTGCAGGAATGGTCGGCGGACGGGCGCGGCAATTACTGGAGCGACTACCTGGGCTGGGACCGCAACAGCGACGGCGTTGGTGATGTCGCCTATGAACCCAACGATAACGTTGATCGGCTGCTGTGGTTGTATCCGCAGGTGCGCTTGCTGATGAACAGCCCGGGCGTCGAACTGCTGCGCTGGGTGCAGCGGGCCTTCCCGGTGATGAAATCCCCCGGCGTGATGGACAGCCATCCGCTGATGCAAGCGCCCATTCAACCCTTTCCACGCAACGTTGCCCAGGAGGACGCGTCTTGA